In Streptomyces sp. ML-6, the genomic stretch GTCGCCGGTTCTCGGGGCGCGAGGCATGGTGGTGGGTCCCGGCGCTGGCTGCCGCCGGCACTGCCCCGTTGCCCCTGGCCGCATCGGTGCTCGTGGAGGCCGGTCCTCTGGCAGGCCTCGGCGGATGGCTCGCGGTGACGGCGGCGCTGGCCGTCCCGGCGCTGGCCGTCCCGGCGCTGGTCGCCCGCAGGCTGCTGTTGCCGGACCGCCCGCGGCTCTCTGGCGGCGTGATGTTCGGGCGGGTGGCGCTGTACGGGACGCTCGCTGTCGTCACTGCCGGCACACTCGGCGTCATCGGCCTGTACGCCGGGATCGGATACGAACCTCCGCGACTGAGCACGGAACGGGTTGCCGGGACATGGTCCGACGGAAAGGGCGGCACACTCATCCTCACCGCGGATGGCAAGGCCACGGCGACCCGCGTCAAAACGTTCGACCTCGACGACTCCTTCGAACCCGTGGTGCACGAGTGCACCGGCACCGGAACCTGGGGATACGACCCAGGTGCCGGATCGTGGTCCCAAGAGGTCGATGTGTCCCTCGACAACTGCCCCATGAACGCCTGGGAGGTTTTTGGGAGCCCCGAGCATCCAAAGCTGTTCGTCTACATCGGCGACCCCGACAGCTGGGACCTCTACATCCTGCAACGCCGCGACTGAGCCGGGCCTGACGCCGAGCATTCACTCGTACTCGCCCGGCTGAACACATTGCTGCGTACGCCGACAGTCCCCGGTCAACAGCCCCGAGTAGAGCCCCTCGAGCACCGCTCGGCGAGTTGCGGGCGCGGACTGCCAGTGCCCGCCGAGTCCGGGGGTGGCCAAGTCGGTATGGAAACCGACCAGGCCCGTGCGGGCGTGGCGCACCAGATGCAGCAGCAAGATGTCGCTGTGGCCGAGGATCTGCTTGGGGTCGGCGGTGATCGCTTCGACGTCGATACAGCGATGCGACAACGACGAGGCCTCCGGGCCTCAGTGCACGCGGGCGAAGCAGTGCGGAAAGCAGTCGAGGCAGTGCGGAACCGGTTACCGGCGCAGTACCCCGGCATGTGCAACGGCCTGCTGCGCGTATACCGAGCGACCGCCCGGCAGGCCCTGGTTGCGGGCCCGCCTCCTCCGTCGTGAAAAACCATGTCCGATCCTTCGGAACAGGGTGATGGAGAATCCGTGTGGCAACAACACTTCAGTTCGCCGCACTGTTGCGGTTGATGGACGACCGGTCGGCCGCGTTCCGGGCCGCGGTCGCCTCCGCGCCCAACCTCGACGTGCGGGTACCGACCTGCCCCGAGTGGACGCTGTTCGATCTGGTGCAGCATCTGGGCGAGAGGCGCCGCTTCTGGGCCGACGTC encodes the following:
- a CDS encoding LD-carboxypeptidase gives rise to the protein MSHRCIDVEAITADPKQILGHSDILLLHLVRHARTGLVGFHTDLATPGLGGHWQSAPATRRAVLEGLYSGLLTGDCRRTQQCVQPGEYE